Proteins from one Argopecten irradians isolate NY chromosome 15, Ai_NY, whole genome shotgun sequence genomic window:
- the LOC138309235 gene encoding LOW QUALITY PROTEIN: uncharacterized protein (The sequence of the model RefSeq protein was modified relative to this genomic sequence to represent the inferred CDS: inserted 2 bases in 2 codons) has product MGIEPEPQMLLNVHDNGTNNSTTPEIEIIPLKFDSIGDHVPRAIKQKICGHEYINLALLLKGYSELNDFCTSAPMVVGSSGMIETRPPTCKEKIPNVEKWTDAFHIYMSIYLERFPAKVQELLQYVKTIRGAACQGVLXGWRVYDEQXRARLSQSPGLAWNQINSNLWLRVMTPQAGGMGKNNVVKGGNKEWGGKHSKPSPSFGFNRGKCTYSNCRYTHVCSICAADHIALQCTKSFRPSAASSSQGKKTHGSVQSGKKPQ; this is encoded by the exons ATGGGCATAGAGCCCGAACCGCAGATGTTATTAAATGTACATGATAATGGTACCAATAATAGCACTACCCCCGAGATCGAAATTATCCCCCTGAAGTTCGACTCCATCGGTGACCATGTGCCCCGGgctataaaacaaaaaatctgtGGTCACGAGTATATAAATTTGGCCCTTCTTTTAAAGGGCTACTCAGAATTGAATGACTTTTGCACTAGTGCGCCGATGGTTGTCGGATCCAGTGGAATGATAGAGACCCGCCCCCCTACTTGCaaagaaaaaataccaaatgtGGAGAAATGGACAGATGCTTTCCACATTTATATGTCCATTTATTTGGAAAGATTCCCCGCTAAGGTGCAGGAACTTTTGCAGTATGTAAAAACAATACGTGGGGCAGCTTGTCAGGGTGTGC TGGGTTGGCGAGTGTATGATGAGC TTAGGGCTCGTCTTAGTCAATCTCCTGGTTTAGCATGGAACCAAATTAATTCAAACCTTTGGCTCCGGGTAATGACCCCTCAAGCCGGTGGAATGGGGAAGAACAATGTGGTCAAGGGAGGTAACAAGGAGTGGGGTGGGAAACATTCCAAGCCATCACCTTCCTTTGGCTTCAATAGGGGTAAATGTACGTATAGTAACTGCAGGTACACTCATGTTTGCAGTATTTGTGCTGCTGACCATATTGCATTGCAGTGCACCAAGTCTTTTCGGCCCTCAGCTGCAAGTTCCAGTcaaggaaaaaaaacccatggcAGTGTCCAGTCTGGGAAAAAACCCCAATAA